The Mangifera indica cultivar Alphonso unplaced genomic scaffold, CATAS_Mindica_2.1 Un_0201, whole genome shotgun sequence genomic interval ACAGCTGATATAGACCCCTCTGCCATTGGTGTCTACTATAATTATGTCATACTAATGCTTTCTGTTTTGTTTAGTTATAGTCTAGTCAACTTTCAGTGTAATGCTGTGATACCAAAATCATCCCCacttaagaaaatttattagctcacttaatttttgaatttgcaCTGTTTTCTATAACTGTATTCATATTCTGCCAGGTTTAGCCCAGAAGCTCTAAACTGGATGTTTGTCAAGGGATTGCTTGGATGGTTTATGCAAGTCATGCTCCTGAAAGTAACTCTGCTTTCGTTGGGTAGTGGGGAGGCACCTTTGCTGGACATTGTGGCATATGCTGGTTATGCTTTTGCAGGAGTGTGTCTGGCTGTTCTTGGGAGGATCCTGTTGAGTTACTCTTACTATTTGCTGATTCTCTGGACATGCATGTGCATGGGAATCTTCTTGGTGAAGACGATGAAGAGAGTCCTCTTCGCTGAGATGAGAAGTCATGATTCAAGCAGGCATCATTATCTCCTGATCTTTATTGCTTTTGCTCAGCTCCCACTTTTCTTGTGGCTTGGCAACATTACTGTTAACTGGCTTTTTTAAACTGCATCCTTATATACTGTAGTGAGAATCAATTCTGTCCATAGCTGCTTTTTAAATGTTTCAGGCAATTCAGTTCTCAGTTGATTATCCTGTTATGTTGCATTCATTATAGTCTTATTACTGATTATTATTCTGCTTCTAGACTTAGCAATGATAAATTTTCTTTGGATATTTTGTAATGGAAGAAAATTGGAGATCCAAATTTGTTAATATGAGGGATTACAACACTTGGAGGTATAAAactatctttttgttttttcattgaatgggtgatttttttttttattgaataggtcaaatttgtagtttttttttttattgaagtggCTGAACTTTTGGattttattaagagaattaaatttttattattttttattgaagattaTGAACAAACATagttagaatatatatttttttgttttgtttgaaaataaaattattagtttaacaCTTCTAAAGGAAtacggtaaaattttaatcctGTTCATAGAGTGGTACgaaagtttgataattttaatatacaaattttatagttttacctttttttcGTTAAAAGAGAGAGTTCGatatttcaatagaaaaaattatgatggTTTGATTTGATCCGCTGTTGCCGTTCTATTCAACATGGaggattatttaattaacaagaAAAGATGAAGTATCAGGGGCTAATAAGCTTGTTTCAGGTAACCACCCAAGTGCTTTTGAATGCGCGGAAATCTTCAACCTGAGGCATCATGCTGCCTCGGGGGTCAGTCTATTGCCTAAGAATGGATTTGAGtcgaatcaaatttgagatCAGTTTATGATatcgaattaaactcaaattgaacttagTTTAGTATTATAGTAGAgccaaaattaatcaaaagaatgttattttaatatgtattgatcaaaataacattgttttagtaaatttgaatcaaatttttttaaagttacacttcaagcttgagcttaaactaaacaatataaaacatttaaactcaagttcaaactcACCTATAGTAAATTCATTTTACGCTCATTTAAGTCATACTGATAATCTAGTTTAAATCAGTTCTGCATGAATCAATCCTACAGTAGAGCTAAAATTGATcgaaagaatataattttgatgtgtattgatgaaaacaatattgttttagttaatttgaatcaaacttttttagACTCGCACCCTAAGCTCAAGTTTGAactgaataatataaaatatttagact includes:
- the LOC123208260 gene encoding protein YIF1B-like, with translation YSYSARFSPEALNWMFVKGLLGWFMQVMLLKVTLLSLGSGEAPLLDIVAYAGYAFAGVCLAVLGRILLSYSYYLLILWTCMCMGIFLVKTMKRVLFAEMRSHDSSRHHYLLIFIAFAQLPLFLWLGNITVNWLF